The DNA window GCGTGTTTCTATGgatctatacatatataatatacttaTGTAGAAGTCCACcattgtgagtccacagacatgccgctgggtCTCTTGAGGTGGGATATTGTTAGGAATATATCTCATTTACTCACATTTTGCTTGATCGATACGAATATAACACACATACATTAaaagttagattttcaaagatATTTGATATCTGCAAATTACGACTGAGTAAGTTCAATATAAACCTTTTCTTTCTACTGGGAATATTCtgttaaattaatctatgaaatctAATTTTCAGATGAATGACATTTAAgtgaaatttccaaacaaaccgtatttttttaaattttaaaggccATTGAATACTTTGCTCatattaagtaatattaaatataatatatagcaaataaatataagaaaatcataCGTATGTGTTTGCATAAGACAATTagggaaaaaacaacaatatatatatgcacCTAGCTATCTTCCGTATCCTCTTTTCGTTAACATTTCAGGTTTTCTGATCACCccatctttgttttgtttttttcaatttatgcGGAATGTTTATATGAAAAGACAATATTTTCCGCCAGTTTTATACAATGTCATTAATAAATTCCGTGGAGTAACCTCTTTGCTTATCAAAAGGTTATAATGACAAACACAAAGACTACAGCTACTAATCAAGTTGTAcatatatttcactaaataaaGTACGCTGGTTGAGAAAAAAAACAGTGTTGCATAGAAGTGCAGTATAACTTATGGTTCTTACTAATTGAAAGAATGGTGAGACCAATCGGAAGCCTTCTCTTTCTTcatcaacaaattaaaaacctTTTAGCTTCTTAAGCTTGGGAACTAAAGGTAAGACTTTCCGATACACATATGACTTTCTTGGATGCATtacgtattttatttaattgattTAAGTCCAATGTATTTCACTGCAGACcaattttacttataaaaactAGTTTTGATAATTCTCCAATTCTGTACTGTGAACGGAgctttgtacagaaaaaaaaatccttaatcAACGGTTCATTTTAtacattattcaatatttttcatGGGCAGAgctttgtacagaaataataGATCCTTAATCAGCGGTTCATTCCATACATAATTCAGTATTTGTCGTATACACTGTTATTACGTGTAACCATAAATAGCTATTTTTGTATATTGATTTATAAAAGCTACCTATGACTAATTATATAGAACAAATTTCGATAAGAAACAAACCTGTCTCATCTTTAGTTAAGGTATAACTTACTGATGGTGGAAATGCGTTTTATAGTTTTCTCATTTTTGTAGTTGTGTCAACTTCACACTTACAATTGGAATTAGTGTTACAATCGTGCACAgctgtttataaaatgataataagTAGTTTTGAAGGGAAACAAACAAAGGATAATGGAACATGCAGCATTTGCCacgtatttattaatattttctcaagGCATATCAAGAAAACAGATTAGCTCTAAcatacattaaataaacatttttggtaTTAAAGCAAGATCAACttacaaatacaatatatatacacaagttaggatatatgttatacatttatatgtatatagctttatatataaacaaattaaacgtGAAACAACATTCATAGCATTCACAGTTTACAGCGCCAAAATTAACGAATGTATACCATATGTTAATTAGATTCTATGGAGGTGTCAAATATCACGGTTTTTATCTATCTGTAAGATATAATTAATAGTATCTAAAGATTCCTTTTGTTAATTTCTGTAAAGCAACCTATTTCATTTGAAAGGTAAATAAAACTGGTGCAAATAGCTTTTTcctttttataaaagtaaacataaattACTGATAGCTGTATAAAATCCGTTGCATAAAATATAGTAGTAATGTAGTGTTTCAAGACTAAACTCTAATACTTAGATTTGTAACCATAGTTAAACCACAGTTGGGTGTCATCACATGTGTGATAAAGTCTATAATTCTGCTTGATAATATACTAATATAacatcttattatttttattattataacgcTTTATAGAAGCATGTGTAAAAACCGAATTCTTCGTAATCTCAAAGAacgtgtgtgtgtgcgcgtgttTGTGAAAAAAGGATAAATGGTGAATAAGTTTGTTggaatttaattattgtttaagttacagtatttatatttatctataatcCAAAATGGAAGCCTAATAACAAACTgtaattgtaaagaaaaataatattgctAAATGGATCTTTTACTTTAAATGGTGAATATTcacaatatattacttttttcaaGGATTGGTTCCCtaagtgattaaaaaaaagaaaatatgaccTTAATGTTCCATTATActgtgaaatatttatgtttacttgAGATTATTCATGTCTACAAAATGAATGAACACGGAGTCTTCCTAGTTGAACTCGGTTATTAAAAGTAAAGTTTATTCTAATTTCTAAAAACATGAGTTGTTCACATAAAAAAGGTATTTTAAGTATGATAAATTACTgactttgtttaaaataagatgtTAAGACTGTTCCATCTTATAAGTGTTACATacaactaaaacattaaaatacaaagtttaataattgaatatattactttagaatttccaagataaCAACCAAACCGGCACAGGTGCAGCATTAGTAAGCTGAGCAAAACAGATAGCGCAAAACAACAATCGTtcttaatgaaatgttaaaattatcacaaaatttAAGATGCATAAATGGAAATGAGTAAAACATGAACTCTATCGAGAAAAGGAGAAGTTCAGATAATTCACTGTGTTATAATACTGATCATGTTAAACgtcaaatttttttatatacctgtatatgttttcaaccgaataaagatgaaatttgataaaatattattatttatgttgtatttttaagtaAATCTAAACTGTTTTTTCTAGTACTAAACTATGTATTTACCAGTTTTATATAACTCTAATTGGAATGATTTTGTAGAAATGTGTTCTATAATGGTTCTTCTGAATTTTTATTGGTAAGTTTCTTAAATTggataactttaaaaagtttggattggttactttattaatttatacgTTACGCATTTCAATTacttaagtttttttataatattacaataaatctttgaaaaactataattttttgaGCAGTTTCTTGCTTGAAAGTTTCGAAAGTATCAGATGCTAACTTTCAATTTTCACAATGTAAAATAACTCAATAATTTACTTGGTTACTGACGTAATTTGCTTATTATCGTCACTACATAAAAAGTTTAAGCTCCATAGCACCatactataaaaatatgaattattaagtAGAGAATTGTAAATGCGGATagatacactgttttacaagttaATTTAAAGCTGTGGGACGTGTTCAATATTTTACTAATGTTTAcctgttaaaataaatagattatttATACCCATattatatatgcacatatatatttctttttagtcATAGCTATTGAAAGCAAAAATGTACAACTACAGACATTTTCGTATGTggatattacttttaaaatagcaTTCCTCCCTCcccagaaaaacaaaaataagaacgACTACTTCTTATTTGTTTGTCACGCGGTTAACCGTAATTGAAAGGAAACCTCTTGAAAACTGAGGCTGTTAAACAGTCTCTCACAATACTGTAAGATCTGTAAATAACCTCTGGTAAGAAACTTCTCGTACAAGAGTTTGTTGAAAAGTATGGTGAATATGACACATGTGCTTACAGTTCAGGATGAATCTGCGGTGGGGCTAACTCAAATATGCATTGACCCAAGCCACCCAGTTCTCTCAGCAGAAAATTTCCCAGGATATAATTCATCTTTTACCGGTCTTGGTGTCGTGGTGAAAAGTAACAAAAAGCCAACCGATTAACAATGGAGCTATTCTAGATCTCTGCACATTTTGCTTGTGGCCTCTTGTAATGTTTAGTATTTCCTATTATTTGTTAGGACATGAAAAGACTAGCTCATGGGGGTACTCTGCCCACAAGAAGACCGATCTGAAAGTTTGAAATCAAAAAGGGCTACCATTCTAAGTATTATCAACTGTGTAATAGTGGGGGGACACACACAGACCGCAGCTAATTTGAAGGAAGGGAAGTAAAGAGAAATTGTTCAGTGTAacattgaaaaacacaaaaagcaCTCACAACAGCTACAAGATATAAACAGAGGTACTTACGTTTTGAGACATGTTCTTTTGATATGTGCATTGGTGAGATGCGCCCTCACAGTCAACGTGCGTGCCTAGGGTAACGCCTTTCTAATAGATTGACAGTCTTTTAGTAAAACTCATTGGCTAAGATAGACCCGCCTCTGTATTACAGGCTTGGCTTTATTAAAAGAAGCGTGGCTATAACAACCCGAGTCTTTGGATAGGTGTTACCCAACTTGTTTTACTTGCATCAATCGTGTGTCTGCCAGCGGGCCAAACGCGCGTGGTAGTTAAGTAAGGTGCTGAAAATACGCTGTCGGAGTCACCCCTTGTTTGTGCATAAGTCTTTTTGCAAGCAGCCCTATTTATGTTACCAATGGAACACTTCATCAGAAAGTCACTGGTCAACAGAGACCAAAAGTAGCATACTGAGTTTTGGATCGTCTTTACACTTTAAAATCTCTACAAATCCAGTAGGTTTAGGGTGACGATGCCTCGACCCGGCAGAAATACTTACGGAGACCAAAAACCTCCGTATTCTTACATTTCTCTGACTTTTATGGCAATTCAAAGCTCGACAGAAAAGATGCTAACGTTAAGCGATATCTACAAATTTATTATGGACAGGTTTCCGTATTACCGAAAAAATACACAAAGGTGGCAGAACTCTTTGCGACACAACCTCTCATTCAACGACTGTTTCATCAAGATTCCCAGACGTCCCGACCGACCAGGTAAGGGAAGCTACTGGGCTCTCCACCCTGGCTGTGGAGACATGTTTGAGAACGGAAGTTTTCTCCGGCGTCGAAAAAGATTCAAGTTGCCCCGTGGACTGAGGCATGCAACAGCAGCTGCGTTTGCCGAACTGAAACAGTTAGAGAGTGCCACGCACAACGCAGTCCAAGAGCAAGCTAAGCTTCGATTAGCAGCATTGGCTGCAGCGCCGTCACATTTACAGCACTTTTGTACAGATTCGTCGAGGACTGCAGCCACGACATACAAACAGCCGTTTACAATCGAGAATTTGATTGCTCCAGATTACAAAGTTCCTGTCCACCCTTCGCCTCATCAGGGTCTCCCACCAATCGTTCATCAACCCATCTTACCGAACTTTCTGCCGTCGTTTCCTTGCTCTCTACCTTGTGTCTCAGCGGTGTCGTGGGCTTCTTCTGTCTCCTCCACGGATTTGACCTTTGCGTCAGGTGGACTCCATTCAAGGAATTTTCCTCCATTTCTCAATATGACTATGGCAGTCCACCCTAAATCACCAGGGACACTTTCGTTACCCCATACAATCTCCACAATGTCAGGATCAATGTCTACGACTATCCCTCTCTCTATGCCGTCTCTTTCGCTAAAACCGGGACTTCTACCTGCTCTGCAGTTCCCGGGCCTTCATTCAGATCGAGCAGTGTTCGGTTCTTTCCCCGCTGTAACCTACACTTCGTGCTCACCTCCGATGAGAATCGATTCTGCCTCCAGTGACACCTCTGCGAAATCTCTGGACATCATCTCAGACGACTCGTCAAAATAAGCAAGAACATTCAAGTTCCAGGTGAGCAGAACAATTAACCGTAATTACGCTCAATGGTCTACTCTCATAACATTACACGTGCATGTAGAAAAGCCGACAAGCTACAGAAAAATACAACGTTTTCAGGCTTTGTGTGATGCTTCTATATCTATTTGTTGACAAAAAAAATCTATGTTATCGTGGTTAGGCTTTAGACACAACTTACTAGCAATTCACAATATTGAACCATtagatattaatgtaaaaaaatgataTAAGCTTGCATGATTGTTTAAATACTGTTGTGTTAGGCGTAGCTCTTTAATAAAGCTATATTAGCCTATAAATGTACTGTGAACTGATATTATGATAGCAAATCTGCATTCAATGCGGGTAATCTTTATCTGTAAATAACCAATGTGTATAGGTTctgtgtttaaattaatttatgctTAATTGTTAAGTGCAGAATTCACTACTCTTGTCAAAGTATAGGGAAAACATTCCAAATCTTAAGTGCCATGTCAGTAATGTCGTAATTGCAAATATGACGGTTAACTGCTTAGACAAAGTCTTGTTTAGAAAGCactgtgaacattttaaaattttcgaACTCACAGTAAGTTGAAATATTATGGTTTGTCCTAGTTATGGCtcgaattaaaaataagaaaagtgaggAGCAAATTAGTCTGAGTTTCACACTTTGTGTTAAATACACGGACTAATGATAGTAGATAGAATATTCTAAtgcaaatttcttaaatatattctatgtatatatatatatatagcaataaGTCATGTTCCAAAATCATATGTAAATATTGTTCGGatcttttgttttgtaaataaatcgTTGAGAAACAGCAAAATTAGTTTttgtggttattttatttttattacagaaattctATACCATAGTTGCCACAGAGAGTATTAATGAGAATAAACGCAATGAAAGTGAAACATAAAACTGGTgtcaatatacaataattttacttgAAAAACAGTAGCTTAAATGCTCACTAAACAAATAGTAAAATCTTAGCTttttcacatgataaaatatttcagaaaataggaAACC is part of the Tachypleus tridentatus isolate NWPU-2018 chromosome 4, ASM421037v1, whole genome shotgun sequence genome and encodes:
- the LOC143249185 gene encoding forkhead box protein B1-like, which produces MPRPGRNTYGDQKPPYSYISLTFMAIQSSTEKMLTLSDIYKFIMDRFPYYRKNTQRWQNSLRHNLSFNDCFIKIPRRPDRPGKGSYWALHPGCGDMFENGSFLRRRKRFKLPRGLRHATAAAFAELKQLESATHNAVQEQAKLRLAALAAAPSHLQHFCTDSSRTAATTYKQPFTIENLIAPDYKVPVHPSPHQGLPPIVHQPILPNFLPSFPCSLPCVSAVSWASSVSSTDLTFASGGLHSRNFPPFLNMTMAVHPKSPGTLSLPHTISTMSGSMSTTIPLSMPSLSLKPGLLPALQFPGLHSDRAVFGSFPAVTYTSCSPPMRIDSASSDTSAKSLDIISDDSSK